Sequence from the Catenuloplanes indicus genome:
GGCGCGGGCGTGGTCACCGCGCTCCAGGACCAGCACGCCGGCGCCCTCGCCGAAGACGGTGCCGGCCCGCCGGGCGTCGAACGGCCGGCACCGGACCGGGTCGACCGCGCCGAGCCGGTTGAAGCAGGCCAGTGCCACCCGGGAGTAACCGTCCGCACCACCGGCGAGGACCACGTCGGCCTCGCCGGTGCGGATCAGGTCGGCGGCGATGCCGATGGCGAACCCGCCCGCGGCGCATGCGGCGGCGACGCTGATGTTGGGCCCGTGCGCGCCGAACCGCGCGCCGACGCGCGCCGCGACCGGGAACGGCTGACCGAACGGCCGCGGGCCGGGCAGGTCCCCGGCCCGCTCGACGACGTCGGCGTCCCCCATGCAACTGCCCATGACCACGCCGGTACGCGCGCCGGTGCCGGACAGCCCGGCGTCGCCGACCGCCTCCCGGGCGGCCCGGACCGCCAGCGACGAGGCCCGGCCGAGCCCCGCGTCGTCGTGTCCGGGCACCCGGTAGATCATCGGCAGGTCCATGTGGGCCAGCGGGTCGTCGGCACGGTCCGGCAGGCGCACCTCGGCGGCCGACATCGCGCGCCACAGCCGTGGCGCGCCCGCGCCGCAGGCCGAGACGGCGCCGATCCCGGTCACCAGCACGTCGGTCATGGCCGGGCGCCGGCCCCGGCGCGGCCCCGGCCGGTCACGGACGCGGCACCGCCGCCGAGCGCGTCGCGCATCCGGTCGTCGAACTCGACCAGGTG
This genomic interval carries:
- a CDS encoding beta-ketoacyl-[acyl-carrier-protein] synthase family protein, which codes for MTDVLVTGIGAVSACGAGAPRLWRAMSAAEVRLPDRADDPLAHMDLPMIYRVPGHDDAGLGRASSLAVRAAREAVGDAGLSGTGARTGVVMGSCMGDADVVERAGDLPGPRPFGQPFPVAARVGARFGAHGPNISVAAACAAGGFAIGIAADLIRTGEADVVLAGGADGYSRVALACFNRLGAVDPVRCRPFDARRAGTVFGEGAGVLVLERGDHARARGATAYGRVAESGWSCDAFHPTAPDPAGTQIVRAMRAALGPAPAPVGCVIPHGTGTRHNDLVESQALHTVFDGGPPPLYSVKALLGHTGGAAAALAACAAALILRAGRIPPNVPVEHPDPDCPVDLPGGERPLTDGRVLVNAYAFGGSNASLLIETAS